From the genome of Thermoflexus hugenholtzii, one region includes:
- a CDS encoding DUF2283 domain-containing protein, producing the protein MWIAPGVHADFDREGRLIGIAVLDASERLGQTLSLEVSLALLPA; encoded by the coding sequence GTGTGGATCGCTCCGGGTGTGCATGCGGATTTCGATCGGGAGGGCCGGCTGATCGGCATTGCGGTGCTGGATGCTTCCGAGCGGCTGGGGCAGACCCTTTCGCTTGAGGTCTCCCTCGCGCTCTTGCCGGCCTGA
- a CDS encoding UbiA-like polyprenyltransferase, translating into MWRGVRVFLEAIKFEHTIFALPFAYIGMLLAAGGWPRLDQVFWITVAMAAARTLAMSMNRLADREYDARNPRTANRPLPRGLLRPETLRWAVGVSGVILVIAAWALNPLCVALLPVALLFLIGYHYTKRFTWLSHWILGFTDGLAPMGAWIALRGSFWKPEDLPAWILTAAVTLWIAGFDLIYACQDVDFDRREGLHSVPARFGVAAALRLARLNHLGMLLLLAGLGLGLRLGWPYGLGLAGVAALLVYEHRLVSPQDLSRVDVAFFNVNAYISVLLFAATWGGLAWGRW; encoded by the coding sequence ATGTGGCGGGGAGTGCGGGTTTTCCTGGAAGCGATCAAGTTCGAGCACACCATCTTCGCCCTCCCCTTCGCTTACATCGGGATGCTGCTGGCGGCCGGAGGGTGGCCCCGCCTGGATCAGGTGTTCTGGATCACCGTGGCCATGGCGGCGGCCCGCACCCTGGCGATGAGCATGAACCGGCTGGCGGATCGGGAATACGATGCGCGCAACCCGCGCACGGCGAACCGTCCGTTGCCCCGGGGGCTGTTGCGGCCGGAGACCCTTCGATGGGCGGTGGGAGTCTCCGGGGTGATCCTGGTGATCGCCGCCTGGGCCCTGAATCCCCTCTGCGTGGCTCTGCTCCCGGTCGCGTTGCTCTTCCTGATCGGCTACCACTACACGAAGCGCTTCACCTGGCTCAGCCACTGGATCCTGGGGTTCACCGACGGCCTGGCCCCGATGGGAGCCTGGATCGCCCTGCGGGGCTCCTTCTGGAAACCGGAGGATCTCCCCGCCTGGATCCTGACCGCTGCCGTCACCCTCTGGATCGCCGGCTTCGATCTGATTTATGCCTGTCAGGATGTGGACTTCGACCGCCGGGAGGGCTTGCACAGCGTCCCGGCCCGGTTCGGGGTGGCCGCCGCGTTGCGGCTGGCCCGCCTGAACCACCTGGGGATGCTTCTCCTGCTGGCCGGACTGGGCCTCGGGCTCCGGCTGGGATGGCCTTACGGGCTCGGGCTGGCCGGGGTGGCGGCGCTGCTCGTCTACGAGCACCGTCTGGTCTCCCCGCAGGACCTCTCACGGGTGGACGTCGCCTTCTTCAACGTCAACGCCTACATCAGCGTGCTCCTGTTCGCCGCCACCTGGGGCGGGCTGGCCTGGGGACGATGGTAG
- a CDS encoding HAD family hydrolase: protein MRIRGLIFDLGHTLIELPADPESLRREMYAAARSALSHHGIQVEAQAFEAALERWMALRYGRWQEDWREYPLVETFGLALAELGYPGTPEAILREAVRAFLAPQEARWRLFPDALPTLDQLKHRGYRLALLTNSGDADHSWRLIRRFGLQTYFDPIVISAAVGWRKPHPALFEGIAAAWGLPSEAIAVVGDLPEADIRGAHLAGMRGIWAAMVAGTSAPTGAIRPDAVIRSLLEIPAILDRWADGAEA from the coding sequence ATGCGCATTCGGGGGTTGATCTTCGATCTCGGCCACACGCTGATCGAGCTGCCGGCGGATCCGGAGAGCCTGCGCCGGGAGATGTATGCCGCCGCCCGGAGCGCGCTGAGCCATCACGGAATCCAGGTCGAGGCGCAAGCCTTCGAGGCCGCCCTCGAGCGCTGGATGGCCCTCCGGTATGGACGCTGGCAGGAGGACTGGCGGGAGTATCCCCTGGTGGAGACCTTCGGGCTGGCCCTGGCGGAGCTGGGCTATCCCGGGACGCCGGAGGCGATCCTCCGGGAAGCCGTTCGGGCGTTCCTGGCCCCTCAGGAGGCCCGCTGGCGGCTCTTCCCGGATGCCCTCCCGACCCTGGATCAGCTGAAGCATCGGGGCTATCGCCTGGCCCTGCTGACCAACTCCGGCGACGCCGATCACTCCTGGCGGCTGATCCGGCGCTTCGGGCTTCAGACTTACTTCGATCCCATCGTGATCTCCGCCGCCGTGGGTTGGCGGAAACCGCACCCGGCTCTCTTCGAAGGGATCGCGGCAGCCTGGGGTCTCCCCTCGGAGGCGATCGCCGTGGTCGGCGACCTCCCGGAGGCAGATATCCGGGGCGCCCATCTGGCCGGGATGCGGGGCATCTGGGCGGCGATGGTCGCCGGGACCTCCGCGCCGACAGGGGCCATCCGGCCCGATGCGGTGATCCGATCGCTCTTGGAGATCCCGGCGATCCTGGACCGCTGGGCTGATGGTGCGGAGGCATAG
- the rimI gene encoding ribosomal protein S18-alanine N-acetyltransferase — protein MPALAIPESVPFQIDPMRWEDVAEVMEIERRTFSMPWPMRAYEQELLRNPNAHYLVLRPREVRTAMPLRPSQRLPILGYGGFWLVPDEAHISTIAVDAPWRGRGLGELMFLALVEEAIAYGANLITLEVRASNAIAQRLYRKYGLEVVGRRPRYYRDNLEDALVMSVEGVRSAAYRERLEALKARLWARLQAAGPISLHRSTPN, from the coding sequence ATGCCGGCGCTGGCGATCCCGGAGTCCGTTCCCTTTCAGATCGATCCGATGCGCTGGGAGGACGTCGCGGAGGTCATGGAGATCGAGCGGCGCACGTTCTCCATGCCATGGCCGATGCGCGCCTACGAGCAGGAGCTCCTGCGCAACCCCAACGCCCATTACCTGGTGTTGCGCCCGCGGGAGGTGCGCACGGCCATGCCGCTGCGGCCTTCCCAGCGCCTGCCGATCCTGGGCTATGGAGGCTTCTGGTTGGTCCCCGACGAGGCCCATATCAGCACCATCGCCGTCGACGCGCCGTGGCGGGGACGGGGGCTGGGGGAGCTGATGTTCCTGGCTCTGGTGGAGGAGGCCATCGCCTATGGAGCGAACCTGATCACCCTGGAGGTGCGGGCCTCCAACGCGATCGCCCAGCGCCTCTACCGGAAGTATGGCCTGGAGGTCGTGGGACGCCGCCCCCGATACTATCGGGACAACCTGGAGGACGCCCTGGTGATGAGTGTGGAGGGGGTGCGCTCCGCCGCCTACCGGGAGCGGCTGGAGGCCCTCAAGGCCCGCCTCTGGGCCCGCCTGCAGGCCGCCGGACCCATCTCCCTGCATCGATCCACACCCAATTAG
- the tsaB gene encoding tRNA (adenosine(37)-N6)-threonylcarbamoyltransferase complex dimerization subunit type 1 TsaB, with translation MRERKPTYLLALDTATSGLALALFDGVEWRAVACWRTPDRHTAELMTRCQELLRAAGLGPEDLAAIAVVSGPGSFTGLRAGVAAAKGLALALELPLFGIGTEEAILAELPAALSPLHLVIPAGRGRLALHRYRWEARWMPEGEPVLTTASALAEAWTPGTWLVGEWTARDQAVLERHPIAAWCIPWEIPSRVMGAARRAWARYQAGERPDPALLRPTYLRTPSVPEG, from the coding sequence ATGAGGGAGCGGAAGCCCACGTATTTGCTGGCTCTGGATACGGCCACCTCCGGCCTCGCCTTGGCGCTTTTCGATGGGGTCGAATGGCGGGCGGTGGCCTGCTGGCGCACCCCGGACCGGCACACGGCCGAGCTGATGACGCGTTGCCAGGAGCTGTTGCGGGCAGCCGGTCTGGGGCCGGAGGATCTGGCGGCCATCGCCGTGGTGAGCGGCCCCGGGTCCTTCACCGGCCTGCGGGCGGGCGTCGCCGCCGCCAAAGGTCTGGCCCTGGCCCTGGAGCTTCCCCTCTTCGGGATCGGGACGGAAGAGGCCATCCTGGCGGAGCTGCCCGCCGCCCTCAGTCCTCTCCATCTGGTGATCCCGGCCGGGCGGGGACGGCTGGCCCTGCATCGTTACCGCTGGGAGGCCAGATGGATGCCGGAGGGAGAGCCGGTGCTGACCACCGCCTCCGCCCTGGCGGAAGCCTGGACGCCCGGAACCTGGCTGGTGGGGGAATGGACGGCCCGGGATCAGGCGGTGCTGGAGCGGCATCCGATCGCCGCCTGGTGCATCCCCTGGGAGATCCCATCCCGGGTGATGGGGGCGGCTCGGCGGGCCTGGGCACGCTATCAGGCCGGCGAACGCCCGGATCCGGCCCTCCTGCGCCCCACCTATCTGCGCACACCCAGCGTCCCGGAAGGTTAA
- the tsaE gene encoding tRNA (adenosine(37)-N6)-threonylcarbamoyltransferase complex ATPase subunit type 1 TsaE yields MAIRLILETLSPDESTTRRLGAVLGRWLRAGDVVAVQGPLGAGKTRFIQGLAEGLGVTDPVQSPSFVLIQAYPLPDGGRLYHVDLYRLSEPGEAWALGLWDLFEEPAVIAIEWPERAVGLIPEPYLRVTLSPLGDSGRRVRIEAIGEFPPERLEALLARLKEQVETE; encoded by the coding sequence GTGGCCATCCGGCTGATCCTGGAGACACTCTCTCCCGACGAATCGACGACCCGTCGCCTCGGCGCCGTCCTGGGACGCTGGCTCCGGGCCGGCGACGTGGTGGCGGTGCAGGGTCCTCTGGGGGCCGGGAAGACCCGCTTCATCCAGGGCCTCGCCGAGGGCCTCGGGGTGACGGACCCGGTCCAGAGCCCCTCATTTGTCCTGATCCAGGCCTATCCGCTGCCCGACGGCGGCCGGCTCTACCACGTCGACCTCTACCGGTTGTCGGAGCCCGGGGAGGCGTGGGCCCTGGGGCTGTGGGATCTGTTTGAGGAACCCGCGGTGATCGCCATCGAGTGGCCGGAGCGGGCGGTGGGTCTGATCCCGGAGCCCTATCTCCGGGTCACCCTGAGCCCGTTGGGGGATTCCGGACGCCGGGTTCGGATCGAGGCGATCGGGGAGTTTCCGCCGGAGCGCCTCGAGGCGCTCCTTGCACGATTGAAGGAGCAGGTGGAGACGGAATGA
- a CDS encoding c-type cytochrome — MARAVARNQAWGSTAWVRWGFMLGLLGLAFQLSAAPARAYQEEEAERGAAVFARRCSTCHGDQGQGLTDEWRATWPPTHQNCWKANCHGPQPYPEDGFTLPRVVPALIGPGTLRRFATAADLYAYIRARMPFHAPGSLPEADYRAVTAFLLQRHGIPADGRPFDPEAARGIPLSAPIPPGEGRRTVLPAAILALGGVAAGGILLGVLLGLRRRRRSLWPSG; from the coding sequence ATGGCCCGCGCGGTTGCCCGAAACCAAGCATGGGGAAGCACGGCCTGGGTCCGTTGGGGGTTCATGCTCGGCCTCCTGGGCCTGGCCTTCCAGCTCTCCGCCGCACCCGCCCGTGCCTATCAGGAAGAGGAGGCGGAGCGGGGGGCGGCCGTCTTCGCCCGACGTTGTTCGACGTGCCATGGCGACCAGGGGCAGGGGTTGACCGACGAATGGCGGGCGACCTGGCCCCCCACGCACCAGAACTGCTGGAAGGCCAACTGTCACGGCCCGCAGCCCTACCCCGAGGACGGCTTCACTCTCCCCCGGGTGGTTCCTGCGCTCATCGGGCCGGGGACCCTGCGTCGGTTCGCCACGGCCGCGGATCTCTACGCCTACATCCGGGCCCGGATGCCCTTCCACGCGCCCGGGAGCCTGCCGGAGGCCGATTACCGGGCGGTCACGGCCTTTCTGCTTCAACGCCACGGGATCCCTGCCGATGGCCGACCTTTCGATCCTGAGGCCGCCCGGGGCATCCCGTTATCCGCTCCGATTCCCCCAGGGGAGGGACGCCGGACGGTCCTGCCGGCGGCGATCCTGGCTCTGGGAGGTGTCGCGGCAGGGGGGATCCTGCTCGGCGTTCTCCTCGGGCTCCGGCGGCGAAGGAGGTCCTTGTGGCCATCCGGCTGA
- a CDS encoding DUF4032 domain-containing protein: MEEHGPLTEEVAAQYRRARLRALVRNLLARLTGRSNRLLSFGEVKEKLRLRGSVYRGLQRVPLDHIIGSVNRYQDFDRAFLPIHPHTADRWIAVGTILFREGDLPPVRLYRIGDAYFVLDGHHRISVARAMGWKEIEAEVIEVRSRVPVGPELRAEDLEILREYEEFLERTRLDVLRPEADIRFTIAGGYHRLLEHIAVHRYFMGLEQGREIPEDEAVTHWYDTVYRPVIEIIRAHRLLEDFPGRTEADLYLWIMDHLYYLREAYGPEVDAESAALDYAEQFPEHPIRRLVAEIRRAVEAMGDLPPTEIEPKV; the protein is encoded by the coding sequence ATGGAAGAGCATGGACCGCTCACCGAGGAGGTCGCTGCCCAGTATCGGAGGGCTCGTCTCCGGGCACTGGTGCGGAACCTTCTGGCCCGTTTGACCGGGCGTTCAAACCGGCTGCTGTCCTTCGGTGAGGTCAAGGAGAAGCTCCGCCTGCGGGGCTCCGTCTACCGGGGCCTCCAGCGGGTCCCCTTGGATCACATCATCGGGAGCGTCAACCGCTATCAGGATTTCGATCGGGCCTTCCTCCCGATCCATCCTCACACGGCCGACCGCTGGATCGCCGTGGGGACGATCCTCTTTCGGGAAGGAGATCTCCCTCCGGTCCGGTTGTATCGGATCGGCGACGCTTACTTCGTCCTCGACGGCCATCACCGGATCTCCGTGGCCCGGGCCATGGGCTGGAAGGAGATCGAGGCGGAGGTCATTGAGGTCCGAAGCCGGGTGCCGGTGGGGCCGGAGCTGCGAGCCGAGGATCTGGAGATCCTGCGGGAGTATGAGGAGTTCCTGGAGCGGACGCGCCTGGACGTCCTCCGCCCGGAGGCGGACATCCGGTTCACCATCGCCGGGGGCTATCATCGCCTGCTGGAACACATCGCCGTGCATCGCTACTTCATGGGCCTGGAGCAGGGGCGGGAGATCCCGGAGGATGAGGCCGTGACCCACTGGTATGACACCGTCTACCGGCCGGTGATCGAGATCATCCGCGCCCACCGCCTGCTGGAGGACTTCCCGGGGCGGACGGAGGCTGATCTCTATCTCTGGATCATGGACCATCTCTATTACCTGCGGGAGGCCTACGGTCCAGAGGTCGATGCGGAAAGCGCCGCCCTGGATTACGCCGAGCAGTTCCCGGAGCATCCCATCCGGCGCCTGGTGGCCGAGATCCGCCGCGCGGTGGAGGCCATGGGCGACCTCCCGCCGACTGAGATCGAGCCGAAGGTGTAG
- a CDS encoding metallophosphoesterase: MKAEGRLRILAVSDQVVEPLYSPQAREWLAPVHLILSCGDLPYGYLEFLMEVFNAPLFYVHGNHDRPELRADGRIRLAPEGGQSLEGIVVWEQGLLLSGLGGSRRYHPEGSHQYTEGEMWVRVLRLAPRLLWNRWRYGRALDVFVAHAPPRAIGDAPDLAHQGFAAFRWLIHRFRPRYFLHGHVHFYGCRPIFQIGPTRVINVFPYYLLEL, from the coding sequence ATGAAGGCGGAGGGACGGCTTCGCATCCTCGCCGTCTCCGACCAGGTGGTCGAGCCCCTCTATTCCCCTCAGGCCCGGGAGTGGCTCGCGCCGGTGCATCTCATCCTCTCCTGCGGGGATCTGCCTTACGGATATCTCGAGTTCCTGATGGAGGTGTTCAACGCGCCCCTGTTCTACGTCCATGGCAACCACGACCGGCCGGAGCTCCGCGCCGACGGGCGGATCCGCCTGGCCCCGGAGGGCGGACAAAGCCTGGAGGGGATCGTGGTGTGGGAGCAGGGGCTGCTGCTCAGCGGGCTGGGAGGATCACGGCGCTACCATCCCGAAGGCTCCCATCAATATACCGAGGGGGAGATGTGGGTGCGGGTCCTCCGGCTGGCCCCGCGCCTGCTCTGGAACCGGTGGCGGTATGGCCGAGCGCTGGATGTGTTCGTCGCCCACGCCCCGCCCCGCGCCATCGGCGACGCCCCGGACCTGGCGCATCAGGGTTTCGCCGCCTTCCGCTGGTTGATCCATCGGTTCCGCCCGCGCTATTTTTTGCATGGGCATGTGCATTTCTATGGGTGCCGGCCGATCTTTCAAATCGGCCCCACCCGAGTGATCAACGTGTTCCCGTATTACCTGCTGGAACTCTGA
- a CDS encoding nucleotide pyrophosphohydrolase, giving the protein MELRALEQAMEDFVTSKGWYRPDSTRPQTPRNLAISLVLEAAEVLELFQWGETADREALADELADVMLYLLQLARLHGIDLGEAVMAKLARNAQREWP; this is encoded by the coding sequence ATGGAGCTGCGGGCGCTGGAGCAGGCCATGGAGGATTTCGTGACCTCGAAGGGCTGGTATCGGCCGGACTCGACGCGGCCGCAGACGCCGCGCAACCTGGCCATCTCCCTGGTCCTGGAGGCCGCGGAGGTCCTCGAGCTCTTCCAGTGGGGGGAGACGGCGGACCGCGAGGCCCTGGCCGATGAGCTGGCGGACGTGATGCTGTATCTGCTGCAGCTGGCCCGGCTGCACGGGATCGATCTGGGCGAGGCGGTGATGGCCAAGCTGGCCCGGAACGCCCAGCGGGAGTGGCCATGA